TAACAGCACAATTTGCTGATGGTACAATAAAGGTAGAGACTGGCAGTACAGAAGGTAATGCTGTAGTTGTTGCGAAGGTGAATGGCGTTATTGTTTGGTCATGGCATATTTGGGTAACTAGTTATGACCCAAATACAACAAACATATCATATAATAATGGAACAAAAACTACTGTTTTTATGGACCGAAATTTGGGCGCAATTAATAATTCACCTCAGAATATTGGTTCTATGGGACTTATATATCAATGGGGAAGAAAAGATCCATTTCCTGGATCTTCAAGTTATTCGGCTTCACAAGAACCAACCGTTTATGGTACTAATTCTCCTGTAATTAATATATTACAAACTCCTAGAACGCTAAGTCCTTCACATCCTGATGCTCCACCCAATAATATTGAGAATAGCATAAAAAACCCTTCTACATATTACCGTAAAAATGAAGATACACAGAGTTCTAACGAGTATGACTGGTATTCAACAACAGGAACGCATGACGACTCATTATGGGGCGGAAATAATTCAAAATCGGTTTACGATCCATCTCCCGAAGGATGGCGGGTTCCTAAATCAGGAAATGAAACAGCATCTCCCTGGTATGGGCTAAATTATATAGGATTGACATATAACTATGGATATAATTGGTCGTCATCTGTAGGGTGGTATCCAGCAAGTGGTTATAGGACTTATAGAACTGGAAATCTTACCAATATTGGCAATTATGGTGTCTATTGGTCTGCTTCAATTGCTCCAATTATGGTACATAAGAGCGATGTATATCTATTATATTTTAGAGATGGAAATGTAGTTCCTGATTATATTTTTGAAAAAAAAGAATTGGACGATTATTTTCGCGCAAGCGGTTTTTCAATCCGTTGTGTAAAAGAATAACCAGAGAGTAAATACTTATTGATATGAATAAGCAAGGTGATAAATATAAACTATTGATAAAACTCAGCAAACATGATGCTTTCTGGCGCATGGATGCTGAGGACTATCCAAAGTTTATGAATTATATAAGCCATTATTTCCGGGAGTGTGACCACTTACCTGATGATGTATCTCATAAAGTGATTTATGCAGAGATTCCTGAAGAAGAAGTGGGTGCTGTTTGTTCGTTTTATGGAGTGTTTTCTCCCGATAAAGATACATTATTATTGGCTGAACTATGCCCTGGTTATTTAAACTTTCCTAGTGAGAATCCTTTTACCCTGCGCTTGTGGGTTATGGCAGAAGAAGGGCAATCCTATTTTATTCCAGCAAGAATGGAATTCAGATAAATGGAATATTGCTATTGATCGTGTTTTATAACGGCCTAAATATTTATCTAATTAATCAAAAGCACCATGAAAAAGAGAAGCCTTTTCTTAGTAGTAATAGGCACTCTGCTATTGAGCGTCTGTGACTATGATAAGGTTGCGCAGGATAAAGTTCCGGCTACTCTGAAACTGACCATTACAGGCACAGATGTGGATACACGATCTTTTGTAACTCCAGGACCTGTCCAAACTGAGGAGAAAATTGATGTGCTTGATTGGGAACCAACAGTTCCTCAGGATGCAGAATTTTAGCTAGTTAACTATAAGTGTTGATACATAAAAAATGGAAAAGGTGGATTTCTTTATTTGTCAGAAATCCGCCTTTTTCTGATTCTTAACTGATACTCCGGTCTTAAGTGATGCACTGTTATTAGAATGATTGTTGAATTCTAACTGTATCGCTCCATTCATTTATAACAACTTTAACACCTGTCTTAGTAGAATCCGTTTTTGTTGCATCTGTTTTAATAGAATCTGTAGAGTTTAGTCCTGTTTTAGTTTTTAATGTGTTTTCAATAGTTAAGTCGTTTTCTGTTTCTGAGCAGCTCATAATTGAGCATCCAATGAAAATAATTGTTAGGAATAGTAATTTCTTCATTAAGTAATTGGGTTAATAGTTTCAGCGAATATAGTGAACGGCTTCTTGTAAAATGTTGAATTAAAGTGTTTTATAGATAGTTAAATAAGATTCTTATCGTTAAATTGTTAGTCCTGTTTATTCTGGTAAATACATCCTGCGGAAAATATATTTGGAATAAATTCCCCATAAAATGAGTCAAAGAATGAATCTTTGCCTCATTTTATATATAGCTTCTTATCTGGCAGAAATCAATTATTAATCATTTTACTTTGTTAAATTGAAATCCGATTTTTAACAGTAAATCTTTATTCTGAAGCAGGATTCTAAGCATTAATGTACTATTCTATCGGTTTTCTATACTATTTTTGTATTCTGTTTAACTGATAAGATGTAACATTGCATTCAGAATATTAAAATTATAAATCACAAATGAGAAAACAAGAATCCCGTTTCATGTTATTCCTGCTGTTGCTGCTGTTCCCGTTGTTACTGAACGCTGCGCAAGGAGACCTGAAAAGTAAGTTGGCGGCACTGCCCGGAGTAAGCGAAGTGGAGCCTTTGAAAAGTACGCAATACAGTGAAAAATATACTATGATGTTTGAACATCCACTGGATTATAAGAATCCTCAGGCAGGTAAATTCCTTCAGCGGGTAATTGTAGGTCATGCGGGTTACGACCGTCCTACGGTAATTGTTACCGAGGGTTACTGGGGCGATTATGCAACCCGTGAAAACTATGTTGAAGAACTCTCAAAATTATTGAATACAAATGTTGTATTCGTGGAATACCGTTATTTTGGAAAATCCATGCCCAATCCCTGTAACTGGGATTACCTGACGGTAGAAAATTCACTCAATGACCTTCATCAGGTGCGCAATGCGCTGAAAAGTATCTATCCAGGCAAATGGATATCCACAGGTATAAGCAAAGGTGGGCAGACCACACTTTTTTATCGTACCTATTTCCCTAATGATGTGGATATATCTGTTCCGTATGTTGCTCCCCTTAATCGTTCTGTGGAAGATGGTCGTCACCAGCCGTTTATTGAGAATAAAGTCTCCACAACCCAGAATCGTCAGAAAGTAAAAGAGTTTCAATTAGAACTTCTGAAACGCAAGGCAGAGTTGATGCCACTGTTTCGTAAACATTGCGAAGAAAAGAAGTATGCTTTCAGAGCTTCCGAGGAAGATATATTCGATTATTGTGTGATGGAATATGCATTTGGTCTGTGGCAATGGGGCACACCAATGGATAAAATTCCTGCGCTTACTGCCAGTAATGAGGAAATCTTCAATCATTTCATTGCAATGATTGAACCCGATTATTTCTCAAAACAAACACCATATACATCTTTTAATGTACAGGCTGCTCACGAATTAGGTTATTACGGTTATGACATGAAACCTTTTCGTAAATACATGTCTTTGAAGACTACTAAAGATTATCTTCGTCGCCTGATGTTACCGGACGAATTAAGAAATGTTCGTTTTGATAAGACTTTATATAACAACACGATGAAGTTCCTGAAAAAGAACGATCCTAAGATGATCTTTATCTATGGAGGAATTGATCCGTGGGGTGCTTCCGGTTGTACGTGGATTAAAGGCAAGCAGAATATAAAAGTTTACGTTCAGCCAGACGGCTCTCACAGAACACGCATCGGCACAATGAAACCCGAAGTTCAGAAGGAGATTATTGACAGACTAAAACGTTGGTTAGGCGAATAGGCTAAACAACATCTAGGAAAATAATCATAACTATCTTAAAAGCATCTGCCACCCAATTAATAACTTATTAATCAGGTGGCAGATTGTTTATTTCATTATATGTTCAGTCAATGACAGTTATTGCTCTTCTTGCTTCACTGCTCTGGAAAGCAGCTTCAATTATTTTCATAACACGAATGCCATCATCTACAGTAACCGGCATGGGCTTGTTTTGCGTAAGAGAATTATATACTCCGTTATAGAATTCCATATAGTTGCCTTGCAGTGTCTTTATCTTTTCACGGGTGGTTGTTCCATCTTTATCGTAGTTGATAAGACCTTGCTCTTCTTCGGGTTCAGTTCCCCAGTCAGGCGCACCAGGAGTAAGTCCTTTCTGCAGATCAGCTTCCTGCACATCGGCACGAGATTTCAGGAAAGAGCCTTTTGTGCCGTGAACTATGTAAGCGGGCAGAGCTTCCTTCACAATATATCCACCTTTTATTCTGACTCTGAAAGAGGGGTAATAAAGAAGAATATCGAAGCAATCTTCAACGGTCGAATCTGGTCGTGTAACACGTAAATCCGCAAAGACAGCCTCCGGCATACCAAACAGATACAAAGCCTGATCAATAACATGAGGTCCTAAGTCCCTCATTATTCCTGCTCCGGGATTAGGTTCTTCTTTATGCTTCTTCGGACTTAAATTCAGATTAAAGCGGTCGAAATGAATTTCCATCTCATTAATCTCGCCAAGAACACCACTATCAATCACCTGCTTTACGGTTCTGAGATCGCTGTCCCATCTTCTATTCTGGAAAACGGCAATCTGCCTGTTCTGCTCCAAAGCGATAGCTTTAAGCTCTTCTGCTTCTGAAACTGTAGATGTAAAAGCTTTCTCAACAACCACATGCTTGCCCGCTTTCAAAGCTTTTGCCGCATATTCAAAATGAGAATATACAGGTGTATTTACCACAACCAGATCAATAGAATCGTCATTCAATATAGCTTCAAAAGAATCATAAGAATGTGTTCCGGGATAAAACTCCTGAATTTGTTTTTTGCTTCTCTCCCATGAACCGGCAAGGTGAAAACCTTTATGCAGATTTATAAAAGGTGCGTGAAACACTCTTCCGCTCATGCCGAAAGATAGTAGGGCAGTGTTGATTTGTTTCATAATCTGATTTATTTTATATCAATAATGAAATGGCTTTTTACTTTATCAATCTCTATCATTTCGTTAAAGTCAACGAAATGATAATTTATAAATTTAGTATCGTTATTTTATATCTTCGAAGAAGCAAATAATTCAACGGCTTTGGTTGCGATACGCTGTCCAAATACCTCGAACATTGGTTTGCTCTGCTCAAAATTCTCTTTCAAAGCTACTGCACCTAAGTGAATATAAGGATGACCAAGAGCCGAGCCACCTGAATATACCAGCATACCTTTCACCATTAAATGGTTTATAATAGTCAGAATAGCAGTATCCGCACCTCCCTGAGCATAATCTGCTGTAGCAAATACAGCACCAATCTTTCCTTCCAGTTTGTAGTTCCTTGATTCATCGAACCATTTCTTTATCTGCCAGCAGGTATTAGCATAGTAGGTTGGTGTGCCAAACACTACCGCTTTACTTTCTGCCAGAAAATCATCGTCAATATGATCTAAATCGAAAATTCCTACTTCAATATCAGGAATACTTTTCATGCCGTTGGCAATAATCTCTGCCATCTCTTTTGTATGGCCGCTTTTGCTGAAATATATTATTGATAGTTTCATGATTGATAAGATATCTATAATGGATTAACAGAACTTTGTTTATGGCTTCAAAGTTACAAGAATATTTTTATATGACTGATAAAATAAAGTTTCTTGTTATCTATTTAGGAAATTGAAAAACTAGTCGGTATTGCTTAATGAAAAAACTTTTGTCAGTTACATATTATAGTTGTTTATTCTTTCGCTCTTTTTGATAATGTGATTTTTTTTTGGTGATTAGTGCTTTTGTTTGTATTATTTGTTCTATATTTGTTTAAATTTAATTAAAAATATATTATGCTAGAACCCTTAAAACAGTTTTATTGTGATGAATGTGGTCAAGTAATTTTAAGACCAGAAGATGGGTATGTTGAATGGATATCTATATATGATAAAGAAAAAGAGAAATTCATCTCTCGTGGCTTTCGGATAGTTCACCATCCTTCGACCTCTCCATATAAAGCAAACCGAGAGGGATGTTATAAATATGGAGATACAAATGGTCGAATGGATATAGCTTTGAATTCCTTTCTAGAAAATGTTAATGTTGAATTAA
This genomic interval from uncultured Bacteroides sp. contains the following:
- a CDS encoding Gfo/Idh/MocA family oxidoreductase, translating into MKQINTALLSFGMSGRVFHAPFINLHKGFHLAGSWERSKKQIQEFYPGTHSYDSFEAILNDDSIDLVVVNTPVYSHFEYAAKALKAGKHVVVEKAFTSTVSEAEELKAIALEQNRQIAVFQNRRWDSDLRTVKQVIDSGVLGEINEMEIHFDRFNLNLSPKKHKEEPNPGAGIMRDLGPHVIDQALYLFGMPEAVFADLRVTRPDSTVEDCFDILLYYPSFRVRIKGGYIVKEALPAYIVHGTKGSFLKSRADVQEADLQKGLTPGAPDWGTEPEEEQGLINYDKDGTTTREKIKTLQGNYMEFYNGVYNSLTQNKPMPVTVDDGIRVMKIIEAAFQSSEARRAITVID
- a CDS encoding S28 family serine protease, whose amino-acid sequence is MRKQESRFMLFLLLLLFPLLLNAAQGDLKSKLAALPGVSEVEPLKSTQYSEKYTMMFEHPLDYKNPQAGKFLQRVIVGHAGYDRPTVIVTEGYWGDYATRENYVEELSKLLNTNVVFVEYRYFGKSMPNPCNWDYLTVENSLNDLHQVRNALKSIYPGKWISTGISKGGQTTLFYRTYFPNDVDISVPYVAPLNRSVEDGRHQPFIENKVSTTQNRQKVKEFQLELLKRKAELMPLFRKHCEEKKYAFRASEEDIFDYCVMEYAFGLWQWGTPMDKIPALTASNEEIFNHFIAMIEPDYFSKQTPYTSFNVQAAHELGYYGYDMKPFRKYMSLKTTKDYLRRLMLPDELRNVRFDKTLYNNTMKFLKKNDPKMIFIYGGIDPWGASGCTWIKGKQNIKVYVQPDGSHRTRIGTMKPEVQKEIIDRLKRWLGE
- a CDS encoding flavodoxin domain-containing protein, whose translation is MKLSIIYFSKSGHTKEMAEIIANGMKSIPDIEVGIFDLDHIDDDFLAESKAVVFGTPTYYANTCWQIKKWFDESRNYKLEGKIGAVFATADYAQGGADTAILTIINHLMVKGMLVYSGGSALGHPYIHLGAVALKENFEQSKPMFEVFGQRIATKAVELFASSKI